In Parasphingorhabdus halotolerans, a single window of DNA contains:
- a CDS encoding xanthine dehydrogenase family protein molybdopterin-binding subunit — protein sequence MTEEQTPDTPNDATNDVETKPEKKKGKWTRRAFIGAGVVAGGALVVGIAVRPGNPTGKLKPFVANGEDENLINAWVKVGADNVVTAIVPHAEMGQGAHSVLAQMLADEMDADWNKLEILEAPGIASYAGADIGREFLAPTLEVPNLLEPTVQGTFLKLADMMSISFTGGSFSIRGVGNRSLRMAGAAAKQMLIAAAAQKWGVEAGQITAAKSMLTHKASGKSATYGEFAAAAAEQSLPVKPKRKKVSEYVLMGKPIPRKDIPSKVNGTAGFGIDVEVEGMKYAAVKAPPVIGAKVEKINADAAKAMPGVLQILNMGDFVAVVADGYWQAQQALNTVETTYSKADGQGLDQDAVFARYAKALDEAGSDGGDVETDEGDAIATFGSAAKTVKAEYKVPFLAHATMEPMNCTARVEGDTCELWLGTQNPLGARRDVAKALGISDDNVSVQNAYLGGGFGRRGNSDIPVMAARIAKAAGYPVKMIWSREEDTAQDHYRPSATSRFEAGLDESGKLVSWNNIHVHLFDPQEAPTVPHYAVPNHLIRKVDVPMHLRFGPWRSVDHSQQSWFIESFVDEVAQAAGKDPLALRRELLVKAPRHLAVLNKAAEMANWDSKLPEGHGRGIALVPSFGSIVAQVAEVDMTGKKPRVTKVYCCADVGFAMNPDGVAAQMESAIVYGLTAALYGEISIKDGAVQQSNFHDYQMLRINEMPDVEVALINGDHERIGGAGEPGLPPIAPAVTNAIFAATGTRIRELPIAKHKFA from the coding sequence ATGACAGAAGAACAAACTCCTGACACCCCGAATGACGCCACTAATGATGTCGAAACAAAACCCGAGAAGAAAAAGGGCAAATGGACCCGGCGGGCGTTCATTGGCGCAGGCGTTGTCGCGGGCGGCGCGCTCGTTGTTGGTATCGCCGTTCGGCCCGGCAACCCAACCGGCAAGCTCAAGCCCTTTGTTGCCAATGGCGAGGATGAAAACCTGATAAATGCCTGGGTCAAAGTGGGCGCGGACAATGTCGTGACCGCTATTGTTCCGCATGCTGAAATGGGTCAGGGCGCCCATAGCGTTCTCGCGCAAATGCTGGCCGATGAAATGGACGCGGATTGGAACAAGCTCGAAATTCTCGAAGCGCCTGGCATAGCCAGTTACGCAGGCGCGGATATTGGACGCGAATTTCTGGCACCCACGCTTGAAGTCCCCAATCTTCTGGAGCCGACCGTTCAAGGGACCTTCCTCAAGCTTGCCGACATGATGTCGATAAGCTTTACCGGTGGCAGCTTTTCCATTCGCGGCGTTGGTAATCGCAGCCTGCGGATGGCCGGCGCAGCCGCAAAACAAATGCTGATTGCCGCCGCCGCCCAAAAATGGGGCGTGGAAGCGGGCCAAATCACTGCTGCCAAGAGCATGCTGACCCACAAGGCATCAGGCAAGTCGGCGACCTATGGTGAATTTGCCGCAGCGGCAGCCGAGCAAAGCCTGCCGGTCAAACCAAAGCGCAAGAAAGTCAGCGAATATGTGCTGATGGGCAAGCCCATTCCGCGCAAGGATATTCCATCCAAGGTCAACGGCACAGCCGGATTTGGTATTGATGTAGAGGTCGAAGGCATGAAATATGCCGCCGTCAAAGCGCCGCCAGTGATTGGAGCAAAGGTCGAGAAAATCAATGCCGATGCTGCCAAAGCCATGCCCGGCGTGCTGCAGATTTTGAACATGGGCGATTTTGTCGCTGTGGTGGCCGATGGTTATTGGCAGGCACAGCAAGCGCTCAATACTGTCGAAACAACGTATTCCAAAGCGGACGGACAGGGGCTTGATCAAGATGCGGTTTTCGCGCGCTATGCCAAAGCTCTGGATGAAGCCGGTAGCGATGGCGGCGATGTGGAAACCGATGAAGGCGATGCCATCGCGACATTTGGCAGTGCGGCTAAAACGGTCAAAGCCGAATATAAAGTGCCGTTTCTCGCCCATGCTACGATGGAGCCGATGAACTGTACAGCCCGGGTTGAAGGTGACACATGCGAGCTATGGCTGGGAACCCAAAACCCGCTCGGCGCGCGCCGTGATGTTGCCAAGGCACTGGGTATTAGCGACGATAATGTATCAGTGCAAAATGCCTATCTCGGCGGCGGATTTGGACGACGCGGCAATAGCGATATCCCGGTTATGGCGGCGCGCATTGCCAAGGCCGCTGGCTATCCGGTCAAAATGATCTGGTCCCGCGAAGAAGACACAGCGCAGGATCATTACCGTCCTTCCGCGACCAGCCGGTTTGAAGCCGGACTGGATGAATCGGGAAAACTCGTCAGCTGGAATAATATCCATGTTCATCTGTTCGACCCGCAAGAAGCACCAACGGTGCCGCATTATGCGGTCCCCAACCACCTGATCCGCAAGGTCGATGTGCCCATGCACTTGCGCTTTGGACCATGGCGCTCGGTCGATCACAGTCAGCAGTCGTGGTTTATCGAGAGCTTCGTTGATGAGGTCGCGCAAGCAGCGGGCAAAGATCCGCTGGCGCTGCGCCGGGAATTGCTGGTAAAAGCACCACGCCATCTGGCTGTCCTGAACAAGGCGGCGGAAATGGCCAATTGGGATAGCAAATTGCCAGAAGGCCATGGCCGCGGCATTGCTCTGGTTCCATCCTTCGGTTCCATCGTGGCGCAAGTTGCCGAGGTGGATATGACCGGAAAAAAACCGCGCGTAACCAAAGTCTATTGCTGTGCGGATGTCGGCTTTGCGATGAACCCGGACGGCGTTGCCGCGCAGATGGAAAGCGCCATAGTCTATGGCCTGACCGCCGCGCTTTACGGCGAAATCTCGATCAAGGACGGCGCTGTGCAGCAGAGCAATTTCCATGATTACCAGATGCTCCGGATAAACGAAATGCCGGACGTGGAGGTCGCGCTGATCAACGGCGATCATGAACGCATAGGCGGCGCGGGCGAACCCGGGTTGCCACCGATAGCTCCGGCTGTCACCAATGCGATTTTCGCAGCTACTGGCACCCGCATTCGCGAACTGCCTATCGCCAAACATAAATTCGCCTGA
- a CDS encoding DUF58 domain-containing protein produces the protein MIYPTGRAVVLIALGAPIAALLAAIIPALWAIGAAWAAMLILLLVLDGLIAAKLDEVQLIAPKMAEIGAPLNMQVSASFSGVMNPRTVDAQLGVDGRLAEDGRIEFALNRAAKASGDFSGLAVANPIRRGTGELDRLWLRWRGPLGLAWRQSTKQSEQSVAIVPNISAVRSPTVQMFLRDSIFGLLARKFRGEGSEFEALAEYQPGMDRRSIDWKGSARHSKLLAKEYDTERNNQIVFALDSGSAMCEPIDGLPRIDRAVSAALLTAYITLKSGDKTSLFSFAAKPELSTPFLAGSRNFHRLQSEAATIDYRHQESNYTLALSTLASRLKRRSLIIIFTDFTDPTAADLMLEAAARLIDKHLVLFVVLEDMELAGIINSVPETARDVSRSVTAQSLLDQKKMVVTRLQHMGIDVIEGAHDVIGTRLINSYLKIKRRGAL, from the coding sequence GTGATTTATCCCACTGGCCGCGCTGTTGTTTTGATTGCATTGGGCGCGCCTATTGCAGCGCTGCTCGCCGCTATCATCCCGGCCTTATGGGCCATTGGGGCGGCTTGGGCGGCGATGCTCATTTTGCTGCTTGTGCTCGATGGACTGATCGCGGCCAAGCTTGATGAAGTACAGTTGATCGCGCCCAAAATGGCTGAAATCGGGGCACCGCTGAACATGCAAGTCAGTGCCAGCTTTTCCGGGGTAATGAACCCGCGCACAGTGGATGCGCAATTGGGAGTTGATGGCCGTCTCGCCGAAGATGGCAGGATAGAATTTGCATTGAACCGTGCTGCAAAGGCTAGCGGTGATTTCTCTGGACTGGCGGTGGCCAATCCGATCCGCAGGGGCACCGGGGAACTCGATCGGCTATGGCTCCGCTGGCGTGGGCCGCTTGGCCTTGCATGGCGGCAATCGACAAAGCAGAGCGAGCAAAGTGTTGCGATTGTGCCCAATATTTCAGCGGTCCGCAGCCCGACTGTCCAGATGTTCCTGCGCGATTCCATCTTCGGCTTGCTGGCGCGTAAATTTCGCGGCGAGGGTAGCGAGTTTGAAGCGCTGGCAGAGTACCAACCAGGCATGGACCGGCGCAGTATCGACTGGAAGGGATCGGCGCGGCATAGCAAGTTGCTCGCCAAGGAATATGATACCGAGCGCAACAACCAGATTGTTTTTGCGCTCGATAGCGGGTCGGCGATGTGCGAGCCGATTGATGGCCTGCCCCGCATTGATCGCGCCGTCTCGGCAGCTTTGCTGACCGCTTACATCACGCTCAAATCCGGTGACAAAACCAGCCTGTTCAGTTTCGCCGCCAAGCCGGAACTCTCGACGCCGTTTCTGGCCGGTAGTCGAAATTTTCATCGGTTGCAGAGCGAGGCGGCGACAATCGATTACCGCCATCAGGAAAGCAATTACACATTAGCGCTCTCGACACTGGCAAGCCGGCTGAAGCGGCGTTCGTTGATCATTATTTTTACCGACTTTACCGACCCGACGGCAGCGGATCTGATGCTTGAAGCAGCAGCGCGGTTGATTGACAAGCATCTGGTGCTGTTTGTCGTGCTGGAAGACATGGAGCTAGCAGGAATTATCAATAGCGTTCCTGAAACTGCGCGGGATGTCAGCCGCAGCGTCACTGCACAAAGCTTGCTTGACCAGAAGAAGATGGTGGTCACCCGGCTCCAGCATATGGGCATAGATGTCATTGAAGGCGCGCATGATGTCATCGGCACGCGGCTGATCAACAGCTATCTCAAAATCAAGCGGCGGGGGGCATTGTGA
- a CDS encoding nucleotidyltransferase family protein → MSEGASSGMMLAILAAGSSRRFGKQDKLTALLHGKMLGLHAAEALAKSPFDHRAVIASSRDHPCAQDWRQLGYDVVVNREAADGQSRSVNLAAQTAVDRGARGLCICLADMPFVTAAEIEKLAAMFEGKNATEPVASSARDKISPPAIFPASSLNMLTEISGDQGARQMLEKATLVQAPAALLQDIDTPEMLNKLNIIQ, encoded by the coding sequence TTGAGCGAAGGCGCAAGCAGCGGGATGATGCTGGCGATATTGGCCGCTGGCAGTTCCCGGCGTTTTGGCAAGCAGGATAAATTGACCGCTTTGTTGCACGGCAAAATGCTCGGGCTTCACGCCGCCGAAGCGCTGGCGAAAAGCCCGTTTGATCACCGCGCTGTTATTGCATCATCCAGAGACCACCCTTGCGCGCAGGATTGGCGGCAGCTTGGTTATGATGTCGTCGTTAATAGGGAAGCGGCGGATGGCCAATCGAGATCTGTAAATTTGGCAGCCCAGACAGCGGTTGATCGCGGTGCAAGGGGATTGTGCATTTGCCTCGCGGACATGCCCTTCGTCACCGCTGCCGAGATTGAAAAACTGGCCGCCATGTTTGAAGGAAAAAACGCCACGGAACCGGTGGCATCATCAGCCCGCGACAAAATCTCTCCGCCCGCGATTTTTCCAGCAAGCAGCCTGAATATGCTTACGGAAATCAGCGGCGATCAAGGTGCCCGTCAAATGTTGGAGAAAGCTACGCTGGTTCAGGCACCCGCTGCTCTCTTACAAGACATCGACACACCGGAAATGCTGAATAAGCTTAATATTATTCAATAA
- a CDS encoding AAA family ATPase, with protein sequence MKMEELKGLADNIRSEVAKAIIGQEEIVDHLLIALFSSGHVLLEGPPGTAKTFLAQCFASTLSLDFGRIQFTPDLMPGDIVGSNLFNFQTSKFTLTRGPIFCDLLLADEINRTPPKTQAAMLEAMQERSVTIDGETHKLGSNFMVVATQNPIEQQGVYPLPEAQLDRFLFKLLIEYPDADEEKLIVSRYGDRMGAPVAADFGISAQADEKLLATAAEAVKTVKLVEDVVDYIVRLVRATRETADLENGASPRAAIMLASAARARAAISGRDYVIPDDVKMLAPSVLRHRTLLSPAAEIEGRQVDAIIEGLVERTEAPR encoded by the coding sequence ATGAAGATGGAAGAGCTGAAAGGCCTCGCGGACAATATCCGCAGTGAAGTTGCCAAGGCGATTATCGGCCAGGAAGAGATTGTCGACCATTTGCTGATCGCGCTGTTTTCATCCGGCCATGTGTTGCTGGAGGGTCCGCCCGGCACGGCAAAGACTTTCCTCGCCCAGTGTTTCGCTTCCACGCTGAGTCTCGATTTCGGGCGTATCCAGTTTACGCCCGATCTCATGCCCGGCGATATTGTCGGTTCCAACCTGTTCAACTTCCAGACCAGCAAATTCACCCTGACGCGCGGACCGATTTTCTGCGATTTGCTTCTCGCCGATGAGATCAACCGGACGCCGCCAAAAACCCAGGCCGCCATGCTCGAGGCGATGCAGGAACGCTCGGTGACCATTGATGGGGAAACCCATAAGCTGGGGTCGAATTTCATGGTCGTCGCGACCCAGAACCCGATCGAACAGCAAGGCGTCTACCCGCTGCCCGAAGCGCAGCTCGACCGGTTCCTGTTCAAGCTGCTGATTGAATATCCCGATGCTGACGAAGAAAAGCTGATTGTGTCTCGATATGGTGACCGGATGGGCGCACCGGTTGCCGCTGATTTCGGGATTTCCGCGCAGGCGGACGAGAAGCTACTCGCAACCGCCGCCGAGGCAGTGAAAACTGTGAAGCTTGTGGAAGATGTTGTCGACTATATCGTGCGCTTGGTGCGGGCGACCCGCGAGACTGCGGATCTGGAAAATGGCGCAAGTCCTCGCGCTGCGATCATGCTCGCCAGTGCTGCCCGCGCCCGCGCTGCTATTTCGGGGCGTGACTATGTTATCCCGGATGATGTAAAAATGCTGGCTCCATCAGTGCTGCGCCACCGCACCTTGCTTTCCCCGGCTGCCGAAATTGAAGGTCGTCAGGTTGATGCAATCATCGAAGGTCTGGTTGAGCGAACGGAAGCGCCGCGCTGA
- a CDS encoding hydroxymethylglutaryl-CoA lyase, which produces MTQDKSISIVEVGPRDGLQNEPDIISTADKLQMIERMIDAGVRRLEVASFVHPVRVPQMADAEDVIAGLPDRDDVSYIGLCLNKRGVLRGLATKEGGKRGIDEAGCVVVASDTFGQKNQGQTIEEGIRENREMIRFAKGEGLKAQVTISAAFGCPFEGTVLPETVMRIASEMAEEEPLEIALADTIGVGVPAQVSDLFGQLRELLPDHIGMRAHFHDTRNTGIANAWAAVEAGVNTLDSSVGGLGGCPFAPNATGNIATEDLINLLNRSGVKHGVDLEKTIAVNKYFESVMGRALPSLVARADAG; this is translated from the coding sequence ATGACCCAGGATAAAAGCATTTCGATAGTCGAAGTTGGCCCGCGTGACGGGCTGCAGAACGAGCCGGATATCATCAGCACTGCGGATAAGCTGCAAATGATTGAGCGGATGATTGATGCTGGGGTGCGGCGGCTGGAAGTGGCGAGCTTTGTGCATCCAGTGCGGGTTCCGCAAATGGCGGACGCCGAGGATGTAATCGCCGGACTGCCCGATCGCGACGATGTTTCCTATATCGGGCTGTGCCTGAACAAGCGCGGCGTCTTGCGCGGGTTGGCGACCAAGGAAGGCGGCAAACGCGGCATTGACGAGGCGGGCTGTGTGGTTGTTGCCAGCGATACGTTCGGGCAAAAAAATCAGGGCCAGACCATAGAAGAAGGCATCCGCGAAAACCGTGAGATGATCCGCTTTGCCAAGGGCGAAGGCTTGAAAGCGCAAGTCACGATTTCAGCGGCCTTTGGTTGTCCGTTTGAAGGCACGGTGTTGCCGGAGACCGTGATGCGCATTGCGTCTGAAATGGCGGAGGAGGAACCGCTGGAAATCGCGTTGGCTGATACCATCGGGGTTGGCGTTCCGGCGCAAGTGTCCGACCTTTTCGGCCAATTGCGGGAGCTGCTGCCGGATCATATCGGGATGCGGGCGCATTTTCATGATACCCGCAATACCGGCATTGCGAACGCCTGGGCTGCGGTAGAAGCGGGCGTCAATACACTTGATTCCAGCGTCGGCGGGCTCGGCGGCTGTCCTTTTGCACCCAATGCCACCGGCAATATCGCGACCGAAGATCTGATCAATCTGCTCAACCGCTCCGGTGTGAAACACGGTGTTGATCTGGAAAAGACCATAGCGGTGAACAAATATTTCGAGAGTGTGATGGGCCGGGCCTTGCCGTCGCTGGTGGCACGAGCGGACGCGGGTTAG
- a CDS encoding (2Fe-2S)-binding protein gives MIKLNVNGKDQQVDVDPATPILWVVRENLKMPGTKFGCGIAQCGACTVHLDGKPVRSCSTPVSAADGKAITTIEGIAAEDGTLSKVQQAWIAEQVPQCGYCQSGQIMSATALLQKTPNPTDAQIDAAMAGNVCRCGMYGRIRKAIKAAAGITAETKPETQEA, from the coding sequence ATGATTAAACTGAACGTAAACGGCAAAGATCAGCAGGTCGATGTTGATCCAGCCACACCAATCCTCTGGGTGGTCCGTGAAAACCTGAAAATGCCCGGCACCAAATTTGGTTGCGGTATTGCCCAATGCGGGGCGTGCACTGTGCATCTCGATGGCAAACCGGTGCGGTCCTGCTCGACCCCTGTTTCCGCCGCTGATGGCAAAGCGATTACCACGATTGAAGGCATTGCTGCAGAAGACGGCACGCTCAGCAAAGTGCAGCAAGCATGGATTGCCGAGCAGGTGCCCCAATGCGGCTATTGCCAGTCCGGCCAGATCATGTCGGCAACCGCGCTTTTGCAAAAAACTCCAAACCCGACGGACGCACAGATTGATGCGGCGATGGCCGGCAATGTCTGCCGCTGCGGTATGTATGGCCGGATACGCAAGGCGATCAAAGCCGCTGCGGGTATCACCGCTGAAACGAAACCAGAAACGCAGGAGGCCTGA
- a CDS encoding c-type cytochrome, which produces MKTIFRLATLGLVSALAACGSDAAPGPTEQIIVREPGETPAVTLTKAPENISLAAAGEAAFAVCSACHSVEKGAPAGPGPNLHGVVGRAAGAAEGFAYSEALKTSGISWSEAELDAYLANPVAKVPGTTMVAGALEDAEQRKAVIAYLKDASSS; this is translated from the coding sequence ATGAAGACGATTTTTCGGTTAGCGACTCTTGGGCTGGTATCGGCTTTGGCAGCCTGTGGTTCGGACGCAGCCCCCGGGCCAACCGAGCAAATCATTGTCCGGGAACCCGGCGAGACCCCTGCGGTTACGCTCACCAAAGCCCCGGAAAACATCAGCTTGGCGGCCGCCGGGGAAGCCGCATTTGCGGTTTGCAGCGCCTGTCACTCGGTCGAAAAAGGCGCACCGGCCGGACCGGGGCCCAATCTCCACGGCGTAGTCGGCCGCGCAGCCGGAGCGGCAGAGGGTTTTGCCTATTCTGAAGCGCTCAAGACATCCGGGATTAGCTGGAGCGAAGCAGAGCTTGATGCCTATCTTGCCAATCCTGTGGCGAAAGTGCCGGGCACGACAATGGTCGCCGGTGCGCTGGAAGATGCTGAACAGCGCAAGGCGGTTATCGCTTATCTCAAGGATGCATCCTCAAGTTGA
- a CDS encoding DUF4350 domain-containing protein — protein sequence MSVQANPFKRTTIIIMVIIGFAAFVGLLYGLGAGNRLTSANDGQAHGASYSFAGYKALAEIIEQTGTKVQYSRSPAGNDNAGLLILTPAAYANAEDLAEVVHNRSYIGPTLIILPKWYIGPLPGLKQGWAAKGGTVEPDTNTALLADLVDAEIKIDEKRKKAGTLLSLSAVAKQVKAPDTPVTIKGDYLRTITRDRTSGRALAAYIDDGGVYAQLDSLDESRITDEDEIDASYFPVVVVADADLMNNAGMADKQTARHAIALIEAASTGSEETVTFDLTFNGLGSSENLLTLAFEPPFLSATICLIVAAIAAAWMAFNRFGPPLRERRSIDYGKTALVNNSAGFIGRMQREYLVAEPYAEMIRAQAAEAIGLRAGADDALVNEKLDQLGEVDGDRFSALYQALRRTQNRNEVADAAAALFNWKKEKIG from the coding sequence ATGAGTGTTCAGGCCAATCCGTTTAAACGGACGACGATCATCATCATGGTGATCATCGGCTTTGCCGCTTTTGTTGGTCTCTTATACGGGCTCGGCGCAGGCAATCGCCTCACCTCGGCCAATGACGGGCAGGCCCATGGCGCATCCTATAGCTTTGCTGGCTATAAGGCGCTCGCCGAGATCATCGAGCAAACCGGCACGAAGGTGCAATATTCGCGCAGTCCGGCAGGAAATGACAATGCCGGTCTGCTGATCCTGACCCCCGCTGCTTATGCCAATGCCGAAGATTTGGCTGAGGTTGTTCATAACCGTTCCTATATTGGGCCGACACTAATCATATTGCCAAAATGGTATATCGGGCCGCTACCCGGGCTGAAACAGGGGTGGGCTGCGAAAGGCGGGACTGTCGAGCCGGATACGAACACGGCTTTGCTTGCTGACCTAGTCGATGCCGAAATCAAGATTGATGAAAAGCGCAAAAAGGCTGGGACATTGCTTTCCCTTTCGGCGGTTGCCAAGCAGGTGAAGGCTCCGGACACTCCCGTCACGATCAAGGGTGATTATCTGCGTACCATAACCCGGGACCGAACATCAGGCCGGGCGCTCGCTGCCTATATTGATGATGGCGGCGTCTATGCGCAGCTTGATAGCCTCGATGAATCGCGGATCACCGATGAAGACGAGATTGATGCATCCTATTTCCCGGTGGTTGTGGTCGCCGATGCGGACCTGATGAACAATGCTGGCATGGCGGATAAACAGACGGCACGCCATGCCATTGCCCTCATAGAAGCCGCGTCAACGGGCAGCGAGGAGACCGTGACCTTTGATCTCACATTCAACGGACTGGGATCCTCCGAAAATCTCCTGACGCTGGCGTTCGAACCGCCGTTTCTGAGCGCTACGATTTGTCTGATCGTCGCAGCGATAGCGGCCGCATGGATGGCGTTTAACCGCTTTGGACCGCCTTTGCGCGAGCGGCGCAGCATTGATTATGGCAAGACTGCTCTGGTGAACAACAGCGCCGGATTCATCGGGCGCATGCAGCGGGAATATCTTGTGGCGGAACCCTATGCCGAGATGATCCGTGCGCAGGCGGCAGAGGCTATTGGTCTCCGGGCAGGCGCAGATGATGCGCTCGTTAACGAAAAGCTTGATCAATTGGGAGAGGTGGATGGCGACCGTTTCTCGGCACTTTATCAAGCCTTGCGCCGGACCCAGAACCGCAATGAGGTCGCCGACGCTGCGGCCGCTCTGTTTAATTGGAAAAAGGAAAAAATCGGATGA